The sequence below is a genomic window from Aureispira sp. CCB-E.
GTACTCTAGGATTAAATCATAGGTCAAATCCGCAAAAAGAATTTTCTTTCGAAACTTCTTGAGATAGTTGAGCGCTGTCTTTTGTTTTTTCTTGGTTTCTTTGGCTAGGGTAGAGCTGTTGGTCATCTCGTATTCAAAAAACTCGGTAAAGGAATTGAGATCCTCGTAGCGTTTGGTGTTTTCCAACTGCGTTAGGGTAACAGAGCCTTGTTTTTTGATCAACTCTAGGGCGTAGGTTTCCATCCGATCAATTTGCCTTCTAATTTCATTGTTAAAGGCCATGGCATTGGGATGGTCAACCACTTGCTTGCGCTTGGGGCTCCATTGTTTGGGGGTAACGTAGATGTTGGTGGAAAAGAATTTGGCTTTGTTGTTCAAATAAGCTTTGATTTGAATCAATGCGGTTCCGTTTTTACGGAGTTGGTGTTTACGATTGTAAACAATAGAGAAATTAATCATGGTTTTAATACTTGAAAAAATTAAAGAAAATGAAAAAACTCCTTTAATCAAGTATTAATATGGGAACAAAACGGGTACCGAATGGGTACCGAAAAGTAGTGTAGAAGTATGTAAATGAACCGTAACATGGGATAAAAAAGAAAACCAAAAAACTAGCTGAAACGGCGATTTTTACTAGGTTTTTGGTTCTTTTTGCAACCGAATGCAACGTGTGAATTGTGCCCAGGACAAGATTCGAACTTGCACGCCCTACACGAGCACCAGCCCCTCAAGCTGGCGTGTCTACCAATTCCACCACCTGGGCATTATTGTTTCCAATAATTATCGGAAGGCAAATATACTTAGTTTTTGGATTAATACAAATTTCCGTACTTTTTTATTTTGAACAATAGATATTCTTTAATTGTTCCTAAGAAATCATTTATTTTAACAAAAAAAATCAATGGTAGAATTATTATTAACAAGACTAGGGAAGTATGCCTCTTTAACAGAAGAAGAAGCAACTTATTTAGCAGAACATTTGGTGATAAAAAAATATGCTAAAAATGAAGTGATTTTTTCAGAAGGAAATATAGCTCGAACGATTTACTTTGTTTTAGAAGGATGTGTGCGATTATATTATAATGTAGAAGGAATTGACAAAACGGCATTTTTTTATACCGAAGGAGATTTTATTTGTGCAGGAGAGAGCTATAATTTAGAAGTTCCAGCTATAGAAAACTATCAAGCTATAGAGGACAGTATTGTTGTTCTATTCGATAAAAGTTGGAATGAAAAATTAATGCATGCTTTTCCTGTTTTTCAACACATCGCCTTGGTAGCGACAGAGAATGAATTAATTGCTTGCCAAAAAATGTTGGCTTCTTTTGTTACGCAAAGCCCAACGCAACGTTATGTTAAGTTGTTGGAAAGTGATGGGGATTTATTCTTGAGAGTTCCACAGCAATATATTGCTTCTTATTTGGGGGTTTCTCCAGAAACATTGAGTCGGATAAAAAAAAGAATTGCTAACAAACGCTTACTTGACGATGGTCAAGAATAAGCTGGTTGAGATGCCTTAGTTTTGCGTTATCGAATTATAATAAAGCAAAACAGCATGAAAACAAAACAAGTATTATTAGCAGGTGGAACAGGTTATTTAGGTGGTTATGTGTTGCAAGAATTGTTACAGAAAGGGCATCGAACAAGGGCGATTGTTAGGTCTTTGAAAAAGATTAATACTCAACATCCGTTGTTGGAGTTGAAAGAAGGACAAGTGACTCAAAAGGAAAGTTTAAAAGGGATATGTGAAGGAATTGATGTGGTTATCAGTACGGTCGGGATTACTAGGCAGAAAGATGGGCTAACATATATGGATGTGGATTATCAGGCTAATTTAAATCTCTTGGAAGAAGCCAAACGAGCAGGAGTACAGAAATTTATTTATGTTTCCGCTATTAATGGGGATGCTCTTAGAGACTTGAAAATATTTGAAGCCAAAGAGCGTTTTGTAGATGCCTTAAAGGAGTCAGGACTGGCATATGTAGTGCTTCGACCCAATGGGTTTTTCTCAGACATGAAGGATTTTTTGAAAATGGCTAAAAATGGACGCGTATATTTATTCGGAGATGGAAACTGTCAATTAAACCCTATTCATGGAGCAGATTTGGCAGAGGTTTGTGTTACTAGTATTGGTAAAAGTACTAGAGAAGTGGTTGTAGGAGGTCCTGATTTGTTTACACAAAATGAGTTGGCAGAATTGGCGTTAGAGGCATGGGGAAATAAAGTTAAAATTGTACATTTGCCGGACTGGATACGCCGAGGAATTATTTTTATAATGAGAACATTTACTTCTTCTAAAACGTATGGTCCTATTGAGTTTTTCTTGACAGCTATGGCAGTAGATAATATAGCTCCTAAATATGGTCAAAAACGTTTAAAATATTTCTTTGAACAAGAAGTTAGCAATATAAAGTAATAATCATAGTGGCAGTCTATACATGAGGGACTGTCACCAATAAACATTTGAATAATTATGGCATTTGATAAGCATCAAGCATACGAACAAGCTATTAATGAGATTAATGCTATCTTGGAAGGGGAGACGAATATGATTTTGAAAATGGCAACGATTAATTGCGTTTTGAAACAGCATTTGCCTTATTATTATTGGGTTGGTTTTTATTGTGTGAACAAGGGACAATTAATAGTGGGACCTTATCAAGGAACCTTAGGGTGCTTGCACATTCCTTTTTCTAAGGGCATTTGTGGTCGTGCTGCTCGAATGGAGGCGACCCAGTTGGTTGAAAATGTGCATGAAGACCCCTCGCATATTGCTTGTGATAGTCGCACAAACTCAGAAATAGTATTGCCTGTTTGGGACAACGAAGGTCAGTTGATTGCTGTCTTTGATGTAGATAGTACGACTTTGGCTTCTTTTGATGCTGTCGATCAGTCTTATTTAGAGCCCTTGTTGGAATTACATTTTAAGGAAAATGAGTTAATCAAATCATACCAATAGCGTTACAATAGTTCGTTGAAACTAACATAAAGGAGTGGCTTACGAGCATAGCGAATGAATCAACGAACTATTGTAATATTAAGAAGGCTCTCGATTTTCTAAGGGACCAACAACCCGACAGGGATTACCAACGGCTAAGACGCCTGAAGGTATATCGGATGCGACAACTGAACCAGCTCCAATGGTGGTGTTGTCTCCAATGGTAACCCCAGGTAAAATAATGCTATTGCCACCAATCCATGTGTTGTGCCCAATTTTAACAGGACTAGAGTAGGTTTTGTAACGCGTTTTATTTGGGTGCGATGGGTCGGTGTAGACCCGTTCAGAGGCTTGTAATGGATGTGAAGCGGTGTATATTTGAACAGAGGGACCAATAAGGCTATTATTACCAATCGTAATTGTATGATTATCTATGAACGTACAATTGCCATGAATAAATGTATTGTGTCCTATAAAAATAAGCTCTCCATAATCGCAAAAAAATGGCGTTTCTAACCAGACGTGCTCCCCAACACTTCCTAATAGCTGCTCTAATAAATGTTGTCTTTGTGAAGTATCACGGCTATCTATATGGTTTAATCTTCTCAGAAGACTTCGTGCGTTATGATATAGGTCTAATAATTCGGTATCTCTAGAATCATAGGCAAGTCCAGCAAGCATTTTTTGTTTTTCTGTCATTGTAGGAATATGGTCTTATTATTAGGTAATAGCTCATTAGGCTAGATTAGCTTGCAATGGGCTATTGAGTGAAAGATTTAGGAATTCCCGAAGTTATAAAAAAGGTCGTAATAAGAAGAAGAGATAACAAGGTTTGTTGTAGAATTGAATATTGTAGTAGTAAAAACATAGTTTTAGGAGAATATTTTTATTTTTAGCAATAGAGTTGTTTTGAATAATTTTAATACAAGAACAGGTTTTTAATTCTAACAAAATATGCAACAGCTACAGAATTATATTAACGGTGCTTTAGTCGCCCCGCAATCCAATCAGTATATAGATAATTATGAGCCTGCAACTGGCAAGGTTTATTCTTTGATTCCAGATTCGGGAGAGGAAGATGTAAATGCGGCAGTGGCTGCCGCAGAAGCCGCTTTTCCTAGTTGGTCAATGACTCCCATTGGAGAGCGTTCTAAGATTTTAATGCGTATTGCTGCTCTAATAGAGGAAAACTTGGAACGGTTGGCATTGGCGGAATCTATTGATAATGGAAAACCAGTTTGGTTAGCAAAAATGGTTGACATCCCACGAGCTGCTAGTAATTTTCATTTTTATGCCACAGCCATCCATCACTATGCTACAGGAGCGCATGCTATGACCAATCAAGCGATTAACTATACTTTACGTGATGCTATTGGTGTTGTAGGGTGTATCTCTCCTTGGAATTTGCCACTTTATCTGTTTAGTTGGAAAATTGCACCAGCTTTGGCGGCAGGAAACTGTGTGGTAGCAAAACCATCAGAAGTAACTCCTATGACGGCGTACTTGCTGTCTGAGTTGTGTATAGAAGCTGGATTGCCTAAAGGAGTTTTGAATATTGTACATGGATTGGGGCATTCGGCAGGAAATGCTATTGTTGCACATGACAATGTAAAAGCAATTTCTTTTACAGGTGGAACACAAACAGGCGCACATATCGCAAAGATTGCCGCGCCTAAATTCAAGAAGCTGTCTTTAGAATTAGGAGGTAAAAATCCTAATATTATTTTCGCAGATTGTGACTATGATAAAATGTTG
It includes:
- a CDS encoding Crp/Fnr family transcriptional regulator; the protein is MVELLLTRLGKYASLTEEEATYLAEHLVIKKYAKNEVIFSEGNIARTIYFVLEGCVRLYYNVEGIDKTAFFYTEGDFICAGESYNLEVPAIENYQAIEDSIVVLFDKSWNEKLMHAFPVFQHIALVATENELIACQKMLASFVTQSPTQRYVKLLESDGDLFLRVPQQYIASYLGVSPETLSRIKKRIANKRLLDDGQE
- a CDS encoding SDR family oxidoreductase, whose product is MKTKQVLLAGGTGYLGGYVLQELLQKGHRTRAIVRSLKKINTQHPLLELKEGQVTQKESLKGICEGIDVVISTVGITRQKDGLTYMDVDYQANLNLLEEAKRAGVQKFIYVSAINGDALRDLKIFEAKERFVDALKESGLAYVVLRPNGFFSDMKDFLKMAKNGRVYLFGDGNCQLNPIHGADLAEVCVTSIGKSTREVVVGGPDLFTQNELAELALEAWGNKVKIVHLPDWIRRGIIFIMRTFTSSKTYGPIEFFLTAMAVDNIAPKYGQKRLKYFFEQEVSNIK
- a CDS encoding GAF domain-containing protein; translation: MAFDKHQAYEQAINEINAILEGETNMILKMATINCVLKQHLPYYYWVGFYCVNKGQLIVGPYQGTLGCLHIPFSKGICGRAARMEATQLVENVHEDPSHIACDSRTNSEIVLPVWDNEGQLIAVFDVDSTTLASFDAVDQSYLEPLLELHFKENELIKSYQ
- a CDS encoding sugar O-acetyltransferase; the encoded protein is MTEKQKMLAGLAYDSRDTELLDLYHNARSLLRRLNHIDSRDTSQRQHLLEQLLGSVGEHVWLETPFFCDYGELIFIGHNTFIHGNCTFIDNHTITIGNNSLIGPSVQIYTASHPLQASERVYTDPSHPNKTRYKTYSSPVKIGHNTWIGGNSIILPGVTIGDNTTIGAGSVVASDIPSGVLAVGNPCRVVGPLENREPS
- a CDS encoding aldehyde dehydrogenase; translation: MQQLQNYINGALVAPQSNQYIDNYEPATGKVYSLIPDSGEEDVNAAVAAAEAAFPSWSMTPIGERSKILMRIAALIEENLERLALAESIDNGKPVWLAKMVDIPRAASNFHFYATAIHHYATGAHAMTNQAINYTLRDAIGVVGCISPWNLPLYLFSWKIAPALAAGNCVVAKPSEVTPMTAYLLSELCIEAGLPKGVLNIVHGLGHSAGNAIVAHDNVKAISFTGGTQTGAHIAKIAAPKFKKLSLELGGKNPNIIFADCDYDKMLTTTMRSSFANQGQICLCGSRIFVERPIYERFKRDFVARVKQLNVGDPNKKDSKMGAVVSKAHQEKVLSYIQLAKEEGGVVLAGGEALEIEGRCKGGYFIAPTVIEGLEYNCRTNQEEIFGPVVTIMPFDTEEEVLKYANSVQYGLASTLWTTNVSRATKMAQQIHAGIVWVNCWLLRDLRTPFGGVKASGVGREGGFHALDFFTEPKNVCIEY